Proteins encoded within one genomic window of Platichthys flesus chromosome 13, fPlaFle2.1, whole genome shotgun sequence:
- the nyx gene encoding nyctalopin — protein sequence MSVLALTVSVLVLLPPQAALARWACARACPASCSCTQEKSCSVLCDRSGLAELPREFPCEASAINVDKNRLKFLSERAFGTLPSLRSLSLEHNNISFITPGAFKGLSNLVELKMAHNEYISYLHTRTFSGLKKLVRLDVSDCNLFNIPDRIFLEQPALREMFCFENNFRRIPGAFRGMENLTHIYLERNRIEAVAYNSLLGLGGLRYLNLQENRINVIHDQAFQDLLRLENFYLNDNVLTDLPRSAFKGLSRIKMLNLGGNRLINVSRTWFSDLVELETLYLDRNQLLFIEEGTFENLTSLITLHLNSNNLTGLPFPVFQPIYFLARLFLFRNPWECDCSLKWLQDWMESYKLVRDIPCSSPSSVSGLDLSEVVFSKLNGSCLDPGELNLTTASSEVVSTTENRFNSLVSRLLQQELREEMGNGTESLGNGTLPEEGQLSSGVGGRGAGRSLVGFTVGGLLFAVIGRSHAHAGLYCT from the exons ATGTCTGTCCTCGCTCTCACTG TGTCCGTGCTGGTCCTGCTGCCCCCCCAGGCGGCGCTGGCCCGGTGGGCGTGTGCCCGGGcctgtccggcctcctgctcctgcacTCAGGAGAAGAGCTGCAGCGTCCTGTGCGACCGCTCCGGCCTCGCTGAGCTGCCCAGAGAGTTTCCCTGCGAGGCCTCGGCCATCAACGTGGACAAGAACCGGCTCAAGTTCCTGTCGGAGAGAGCGTTCGGGACGCTGCCGTCGCTCAGGTCCCTGTCTCTGGAGCACAACAACATCTCCTTCATCACTCCTGGAGCCTTCAAG GGCCTCTCCAACCTGGTGGAGCTGAAGATGGCTCATAACGAGTACATCAGCTACCTCCACACTCGAACCTTCTCGGGCCTGAAGAAGCTGGTGCGTCTGGACGTGTCCGACTGTAACCTCTTCAACATCCCCGACCGGATCTTCCTCGAGCAGCCGGCGCTGAGGGAAATGTTCTGCTTCGAGAACAACTTCAGGAGGATCCCCGGGGCCTTCAGGGGGATGGAGAACCTCACGCACATCTACCTGGAGAGGAACCGGATCGAGGCCGTGGCCTACAACTCGCTGCTCGGCCTGGGGGGGCTCAG GTACCTGAACCTCCAGGAGAACCGGATCAACGTGATCCACGACCAGGCCTTCCAGGACCTGCTGCGGCTGGAGAACTTCTACCTCAACGACAACGTGCTGACCGATCTCCCTCGATCCGCCTTCAAGGGCCTGAGCCGCATCAAGATGCTCAACCTGGGCGGGAACCGTCTGATCAACGTGTCCAGGACCTGGTTCAGCGACCTGGTGGAGCTGGAGACCCTCTACCTGGACCGGAACCAGCTGCTGTTCATCGAGGAGGGAACCTTCGAGAACCTGACCAGCCTCATCACGCTGCACCTGAACAGCAACAACCTCACGGGCCTGCCCTTCCCCGTGTTCCAGCCCATCTACTTCCTGGCtcgcctcttcctcttcaggaACCCCTGGGAGTGCGACTGCTCCCTCAAGTGGCTCCAGGACTGGATGGAGAGCTACAAGCTGGTGCGGGACATCCCCTGCTCCTCGCCCTCCTCCGTGTCGGGCCTGGACCTCAGCGAGGTGGTCTTCTCCAAGCTGAACGGCTCCTGCCTGGACCCGGGGGAGCTGAACCTGACCACGGCGTCCTCGGAGGTCGTCTCCACCACCGAGAACCGCTTCAACAGCCTGGTCTccaggctgctgcagcaggagctccGGGAGGAGATGGGGAACGGGACCGAGAGCCTCGGCAACGGGACGCTGCCGGAGGAGGGGCAGCTCTCCTCAGGGGTCGGAGGTCGAGGGGCCGGCCGGTCACTTGTGGGCTTCACCGTGGGGGGGCTCCTCTTCGCTGTGATTGGCCGGTCACACGCTCACGCAGGTCTTTATTGCACATGA
- the LOC133967042 gene encoding probable G-protein coupled receptor 34, whose protein sequence is MNNSSSPEPPPSVDHHSLQIPLAVFYSIIFVLGLVGNLVALWVFFCVQSTKKNSVRVFLINAAFADLLLVACLPFRILYHSQGNAWNLDPTLCKAVGNFFYMNMYISVTLLGLISVDRYLKIHRGTGTPCRALSTKWSSFLCAGIWITSFSVALLFVMSKTDSEPNRCFHYRQLLEEKWKAYINIGLLVVFWLVFLSLIVSYGKIALTLLRTSHDKPDLPNAARYTRTARKSFFILFLFTVCFVPYHMVRVFYIKTQITATPPYWRGVADKANEVALLFSALNSCLDPVMYFLLSSSVRKQVLRLLGNVLCVRDAVGVSGTSSTVDCDGRSGRTDRGEANLGLMREEGGAESSRGGDV, encoded by the exons ATGAACAACAGCTCGAGCcctgagccccccccctccgtgGACCACCACTCCCTGCAGATCCCGCTGGCCGTGTTCTACTCCATCATCTTCGTCCTGGGTCTGGTGGGGAACTTGGTGGCTCTGTGGGTTTTCTTCTGCGTCCAGTCCACTAAGAAGAACTCTGTGAGGGTGTTTCTAATAAATGCAGCGTTTGCAGACTTGCTGCTGGTGGCGTGTTTACCGTTCAGGATTCTGTATCACAGCCAGGGCAACGCATGGAATCTGGATCCCACCTTGTGTAAAGCTGTGGGCAACTTCTTCTACATGAACATGTACATCAGCGTCACGCTGCTGGGGCTGATCAGTGTGGACCGCTACCTGAAGATCCACCGCGGCACGGGGACGCCGTGCAGAGCACTGTCCACgaagtggagcagcttcctctgtgcAGGCATCTGGATCACGTCCTTCTCTGTGGCTCTGTTGTTTGTGATGTCAAAGACTGACTCAGAGCCCAACAG atgtttccacTACAGGCAGCTCCTGGAGGAAAAGTGGAAAGCCTACATCAACATCGGTCTCCTGGTGGTCTTCTGGCTCGTCTTCCTGTCCCTGATCGTGTCTTATGGAAAGATCGCCCTCACGCTTCTCAGAACGTCACATGACAAACCGGACCTGCCCAACGCCGCACGCTACACCAGAACTGCCAGGAAgtccttcttcatcctcttcctcttcacggTCTGTTTCGTCCCGTATCACATGGTCCGGGTGTTCTATATCAAAACTCAGATCACAGCCACGCCCCCTTACTGGAGGGGTGTGGCCGACAAAGCCAATGAGGTGGCTTTGCTGTTCTCTGCCCTGAACAGCTGCCTGGACCCCGTCATGTACTTCCTGCTGTCGTCCTCCGTGAGGAAGCAGGTGCTGCGCCTGCTGGGCAACgtgctgtgtgtgagagacgcTGTGGGAGTCAGTGGAACCAGCTCCACCGTCGACTGCGATGGGAGAAGTGGGAGAACGGACAGAGGGGAGGCCAACCTGGGCctgatgagggaggagggaggagctgagTCCAGCCGGGGGGGGGATGTGTAG